In one Rutidosis leptorrhynchoides isolate AG116_Rl617_1_P2 chromosome 8, CSIRO_AGI_Rlap_v1, whole genome shotgun sequence genomic region, the following are encoded:
- the LOC139864387 gene encoding uncharacterized protein: MASTIRDVAKETLGVAIGTSRAHKSRRESWWLSDDVQSKVALKQTRFRELFTLGEGTPEERTRVEERYKEAKREAKKAVAIAKDKAYEDLYRKLDSKEGANDIYRIAKARERGRRDLGNIKYIKDVAGQSIVREDLIRKRWEEYFASLFSRGRPERNGEPHEVQEFQNNCFCTRINQEEVRLALRKMGRNKAVGPDQILIEAWKCLGGDGAYNYL; encoded by the exons ATGGCGTCCACTATCAGAGATGTGGCAAAAGAGACCTTAGGAGTGGCTATAGGGACATCGAGAGCCCATAAGAGTAGAAGAGAGTCGTGGTGGCTTAGTGACGATGTCCAATCGAAAGTCGCGTTAAAGCAGACGAGGTTTAGGGAGCTCTTTACTCTTGGAGAAGGGACACCTGAAGAGAGAACTAGGGTAGAAGAAagatataaagaagctaaaagagaagctaagaaggccgTAGCAATTGCAAAAGACAAAGCATATGAAGACTTGTATAGAAAACTAGACTCTAAAGAGGGAGCTAATGACATATAtaggatagccaaagctagggagcgGGGAAGGAGGGACTTAGGTAACATCAAATATATCAAGGATGTAGCAGGGCAAAGTATAGTGAGAGAAGACcttattaggaaaagatgggaagaatATTTTGCATCCCTTTTCAGTAGGGGAAGACCAGAGCGGAACGGTGAACCCCACGAGGTTCAGGAGTTTCAAAACAACTGTTTCTGCACGAGGATTAATCAGGAGGAAGTTAGATTGgccctacgaaagatggggagaaacaaagcagtaggaccagACCAAATTCTGATTGAGGCGTGGAAGTGCCTAGGAGGTGACGGG gcttataactacctttag
- the LOC139864388 gene encoding uncharacterized protein, whose protein sequence is MGKHWEWANTVRGHANGDLQELNDLLAGCSLLTSEDDNWKWSLHSNGVFKVKTLFDALDKHLLGVSPNLNSFYWLSSISKKINVFDWRLSLDKIATRVNLLKLGVSLDNNKCPFCDRIQEDRDHLFVTCSYIVPLWRSYLAWWGLSCPLPNGLNNILNGANFNTGSANSNKAAFASRYVLLWLIWKWRNKLVHCQPERRQSILKEDVMISLGIMIHLWFKSRSKWFDGDFETWKTCPRALIL, encoded by the coding sequence ATGGGCAAACATTGGGAATGGGCGAACACAGTTAGAGGACATGCAAACGGTGATTTACAAGAGCTGAATGATCTGTTGGCAGGCTGCTCTCTTTTGACCTCTGAAGATGACAACTGGAAGTGGAGTTTGCATTCAAATGGTGTTTTTAAAGTTAAAACTTTATTTGACGCTCTCGATAAACATCTTCTTGGGGTTAGTCCAAATTTGAATTCCTTCTACTGGTTGTCTTCGATCTCTAAAAAAATAAATGTGTTCGATTGGAGACTTTCGTTAGACAAAATTGCTACCCGGGTCAACTTGTTAAAACTTGGAGTATCTTTGGACAACAACAAATGTCCATTTTGTGACAGAATTCAAGAAGACCGAGATCATTTGTTTGTGACATGCAGTTATATAGTTCCGCTTTGGAGGAGTTATTTAGCTTGGTGGGGGTTATCGTGCCCATTACCAAATGGTCTAAACAATATTCTTAATGGCGCAAATTTTAATACGGGTTCGGCCAACTCTAATAAGGCAGCGTTTGCATCGAGATATGTTCTTCTTTGGCTTATATGGAAGTGGAGGAATAAGTTGGTTCATTGCCAACCGGAGAGACGACAATCAATTTTAAAAGAAGACGTGATGATTAGCCTTGGAATTATGATCCATTTATGGTTTAAGAGTAGATCCAAATGGTTTGATGGCGACTTCGAAACTTGGAAGACTTGTCCGAGAGCTTTGATTTTGTAA